One genomic window of Paraburkholderia phytofirmans PsJN includes the following:
- a CDS encoding MFS transporter, whose amino-acid sequence MNHVSEQPTSHSMANRAVSAATFGTALEWFDFTLYGSVAATVLPKLFFPAMDSSSAMLASLATFSVGLAARPLGAIICGYFGDKIGRRNLMLGTVSVMGLTSVLMGLLPTYAQIGVYAPLLLVILRIVQGFALGGESTGGQLMALEHAPADRRGKYSGLIGMCAPLSQIVANAVLLLLSSTMSAGAFISYGWRIPFVLSFVLVFVGIYIRLRVAETPAFVKMQQSAVAKVGSPLRDAFRLHYKTIIRMMLFFCGPTALFYLAVVFTLSYLTNTLGVPKQTGFTLLMIANACAIAGSIFGGLLSDRIGRKRALLFASAATFVIMLFYFQVLATRSFVPMAIAMGLFMAFTQVQTGIQPVAFAEAFPTNVRYSGSALAFTGASLFAGGPIPVVAAWLIHLGNGSPWPLVALVGALNILSFCMIAIGPETAGIDMNRLDSAAEITGEHRRVSRQATY is encoded by the coding sequence ATGAACCATGTTTCAGAGCAACCCACCTCACATTCCATGGCGAATAGGGCCGTGAGCGCCGCCACGTTTGGCACCGCGCTTGAATGGTTTGACTTTACGCTCTACGGATCAGTCGCAGCCACGGTATTGCCAAAGTTGTTCTTCCCGGCGATGGATTCGAGTTCTGCCATGCTTGCCTCGTTGGCAACTTTCAGTGTCGGACTGGCCGCGCGCCCACTCGGTGCGATCATCTGCGGATACTTTGGCGACAAGATTGGACGTCGCAATCTCATGCTCGGCACGGTGTCGGTGATGGGTCTCACGTCGGTACTGATGGGTTTGCTGCCCACGTACGCACAGATTGGCGTTTATGCGCCTCTGCTGCTGGTCATTCTTCGCATTGTTCAGGGTTTCGCACTTGGCGGCGAATCTACCGGTGGCCAACTGATGGCGCTAGAGCATGCTCCGGCAGACCGGCGAGGCAAATACTCCGGTCTGATCGGCATGTGCGCTCCGCTGAGCCAGATAGTTGCCAACGCGGTGCTTCTGCTGCTTTCTTCGACGATGAGCGCGGGGGCCTTCATCAGCTATGGCTGGCGAATTCCGTTTGTACTGAGCTTCGTGCTGGTGTTCGTCGGCATTTACATCCGGCTGCGCGTTGCGGAGACTCCGGCTTTCGTCAAGATGCAGCAGTCCGCTGTTGCCAAGGTCGGAAGTCCTCTAAGGGATGCGTTCCGCCTTCACTACAAGACGATCATCCGCATGATGCTGTTCTTCTGCGGACCGACTGCGCTTTTCTACCTGGCGGTCGTGTTTACCTTGAGCTATCTGACGAATACGCTTGGCGTGCCTAAGCAGACCGGCTTCACGTTGCTGATGATCGCCAATGCGTGCGCCATCGCAGGTTCGATCTTTGGTGGTTTGCTGAGTGACCGGATTGGCCGTAAGCGCGCCTTGCTGTTCGCGTCCGCCGCGACCTTCGTGATCATGCTTTTCTATTTTCAGGTGCTGGCTACTCGAAGCTTCGTACCGATGGCGATAGCCATGGGGCTTTTCATGGCGTTCACGCAAGTCCAGACAGGGATTCAGCCGGTCGCATTCGCTGAGGCGTTTCCAACCAATGTTCGCTATTCCGGTTCGGCCCTCGCTTTTACCGGTGCAAGCCTGTTCGCCGGTGGGCCGATTCCGGTGGTCGCCGCGTGGCTGATACACCTTGGCAACGGGTCCCCGTGGCCGCTCGTCGCATTGGTTGGAGCACTCAATATCCTTTCGTTCTGCATGATTGCCATCGGACCGGAGACTGCGGGCATCGACATGAACCGCCTCGACTCGGCGGCCGAAATCACCGGTGAGCATCGACGTGTCTCCAGGCAAGCAACATATTGA